The Chroicocephalus ridibundus chromosome Z, bChrRid1.1, whole genome shotgun sequence sequence ATGTccacaaaaaaaagtaaagctttCTAACATATCATTAAATAAGAAATTTGATGCAGAGCCAGCAATATACATCATAGtcaaaggatttttcttctgtcttgtttcACAAGTGAAACTACAAACCAACAGGTATCTCCCAGCAACACTAGATAACAATTGCATTTACATGAATGAGCAAAAGACTGATCTGGTCTATCCATCCAGGTCTTCCCAGATTTTCAGACAAACACAGGCACAAAATCCTGAAGTAAGgctgctgacatttttctttcataatctgTAGTTCCATAGAATTGACATTTCTGAAACAAGGGCCTAAGCAACATagctgtttcaggaaaaaaaagtaaataaataaactgcTTGATATCTAACACCTTTCCCTGTAACAAATGTGGAATGAACACGTGAATACAGGATTGAGATTTCTGCACCGACTTAGtgttatatatgaaaaaatatttttctgtgtactTAATTCTCCCTGGGTCGAAGTACTCAAAGACGAAGTCTCAACTAACTCCTTTGTGTAAGGTTTGCTTCATTCATTGGTTCAATTAACTATTCAAAGACCTACTTAAAGCAtggtcttcaaaagaaaaagcatgagaaaaaggTGGTGGCAAGAAAAGGTTAGAGAACTTTATAGTAGGCATTCATCACCAGTAAGATTTTATCAAGTTGATTGTCTCACCTTGATACATTGCTTGTGCTGCTGTCCAGGCAAAGAGACTTGCAATACCATTAGCTCGATAAACAACTTCAATCTGATCCTCAAGATTTGCTCTGACAAACCTTTCCCGTTTTAGTTTATCAGGAATAAGATGAAACTGGGTATGTCCATAACAGCATGGGTCTGCCACTTTTGATCCTGTGTTccaccccccaaacaaaaaaaattaaaagtcagtGACAAGAACGCTCCTTACTATGCATACAAACACATCTTTACTATCAGACTCCAAACAACACAAGGTTAAAATACTGTAGATCTGTATTAATGTTGAGATACCTCCATTTCTGGATGAGACTGGAGGGCTTGCCCAATTCCAAAAGGCAAGAGTTCACATACTAAACTGTCTCTGAGGAGATACATCAAAATTCAACACCAGTTTCCTGCGAACGTTCTGTTCAACCCAACTCCTGCAAGCAAATCTGGAGAGAGTACCATATGCACAGGAGGATGGATGCTACTCCACACTGTCTAACTAACATGGAATCTCAGAGATTTAAATACTATTTATATAGTATAGTTATAGATAGAAatttacaaatcttttttttctgttgatgggAGGAGAAAGGTCAGGGGAGCACTGTTTCTTTAggggttgtgggggtttttaaagcaaaaaagtagTTAACATTTCATAACAAGAAACTCTTACCTATATATACCTTGTTTTCATACTGCTTTTTGAACAATGGCAGTTTGGATGGTTTGTGATCAATAACGGGAACATCTCCAAGATCTGACTCCAGCGGTACAaacttgaaagaagaaagaaaagccatcATGAAAGTCACATTTCTGACATCAGACCTCACATAGTATGCCACTTTCTGGTCAGACAGCAGAAGGTGCAAGTTTTGCTTACATACACCGTGTATATAACTTTAACTGAAATTCAGATTTTGCAACAGAACGTCTTGTCTCATGATGAGTGCTAGTACATGCATCTTATATTGATGTCCGAACTTTCTGCAATATACAAAAAACATTATGTCAAAAGGTGCTAACAAAGCCGCAAATTGCGACTATCTTCAAAACCAGAATCTGCTTCTGTAGAAAATGTGCAAAAACACTTCTAGCAGCAGTCAATAAGCTAACTTGAACCAGCAGAGTTTACAAGTATTCAATGTTTTGCACTATGTAAAGTTTTTAATTGCCCTTACAGTTCTTCCAAAATGCCAAGGTTTGTAATATCTGATAGTACTAACCTGAGCAAATTATACAACTAAGTTAGCAAGAAATGTTCAGCATTTACAGAAAGTGGTGCACTGCTTTCTGTTTGTGGTGCAAACTGGGCAACAAACACCCTAACAGGCTACACATTTTATAAACCTACAAGAAGAAGATTAGAATATTGAATCAGCTTACAGAAAACTGAGCACTGCTGTTAAGCAGTACTGAGAGGTAACAGAGCTCACATTCAGATTATACATGCTCTCTGATActccattcttttcttctccatttctctcATCTTATCGTCCTCCACTGAGGAGAGAGCATTCcacaccacttttttttcttgcctccaCTTACAAGCATAAAATAAGTTAAAACGTCCATTTATTTCAATGTAACAACATGCATTTTATCTAAAACACAAAGATGACCAACCTGAAGTTCAGAAGACTGCCTCAAGATCTACAAATCATTTACCACTACAAGGTAGTAAAGGTATTAAGACTTGAAAGATGCACAAATGTGCTACATGCCACATACTATTTACAGCATGGTTTCAGTGGCTGTGAGAAACATAAGTGAAAATACATGTGATTAACTTGCTGTTGAAAATATCCACACCTCTGGAAGTTGCTTTGGTACACGGATCTGGAGGTGCGGGTTATCATCTATCTGAAATCGCACAGGATCGACTCTACCCTTTCGATGTCCATGAACAACAACCTCCTCACCATGATGCCAGTAATAGTTAACTTCAGGTTTTAGAtctgaaacagaacagaaagataGAGAGAAACAGAGATCACCCCTATGCATTTAAAACCCTCACAACTCCTGCTCTGTAGCTgcactaagaaagaaaaatcaaaagccaTGTCAGACAGCGGAGATGAATTACTAGTGACGGTCTGAACAACTCAGGTTACACCAGGGACTCTCCTGCAGGGTCCACAGACCAGCCCCACCGCCCATGGGCTCCCACTTCCGTCTCCCACTCCCGTTCCGCACCAAGGGAGGAGGCAGCCAGCAGCGGGTTGCGACCGCACAGGAAAGCGGCCAGGGTGGAGACGAGCTGCGTGAGGAACGGGCCGGGCGTGTGATCCTGATCGCGGTAGAGGAACGGCCGCTTCTTGTTCTGGTAGAAGCTCTCCTGCAGGAGGGCGTCGCAGGCGAGGGAGCGCAGCTGGCCCACGTCCAGATACGGCGCCGCTCCCGCGACCTCCGGGGTTTTCGCAGCCCCTGGTGCCGCCGTTGCCGGCTCCGGGGCCTTGGCGGCCTGAGGTGCCGCGCCCTCCGGGGCTTTCGCGGCCTCCGGCGCCACCGCTGCCGGGGCTCTCGCAGCTGCCGGCGCTGGTCTCGGGGGCAGCCCCGGCACGAAGACGGTCTTGGTGAAGCTCCGGTACCAGCGGTCGGCGTTGAGGGCGAAAGTCTGCGGGTAGACCATGTACTTGGGCCGCTGCAGCTTCCCGTAGAGCCGCAGCTTCTCCTCGATGGAGGGCGCCGCGTGCACCTGCTGGTTGAAGTGCTCCAGGCGCCGCCGCTTGGCCGCTTTGCTCTTCGCCGTGGCGGACGCCACGATGGGCGGGTAGAGGGAGtcggacggcggcggcggcggggggggagcagcGGACTCCGTCTGCGAGAACCAGCGCCGGCCGTGCCACagcagccgccggccccgggacgccgcCATTTCGCAGAGCCGCCAGATAGCGGAAGGACAGCGTTCAGCAAACCGGAAAACTCTATTGGCTGCTGGGAACCACGTGAACGAGCCACCTACCAATCGGCAAGCTTCCCCGAGAGAGGGCTGCCGGGACAGAAAGGGGCGGGGCCTTTTGGGAGGTGCGTTGCTGGGTCTCCCGTGCGCAGCGCGGCGCAGTCTCTACGCATGCGCAATAGCGCACTTGCCTGTGCGGGGACGGGAACTACAACTCCCAGGATGCACCGCGGGAGGCGGCCGGAAGTGTCAGGTCTCGCGCGGGCTCCTCTGGGCGTGGCCTGCCCAGGTTTTAGAGGGGAGCGCGGTGTTAGACGGGGCGGTTGTGCTGAGGAGGGAAGGAGCCTTCACCTGCTCTTATGCGAGAAGACAGCGTTTTTGGACCGATTTTCTACATGCTCGTCTTCAGGAGATAGTTACACCCCCATCCCGGTTTGAAAGATCAGCTGCTCAATCTAAATGACAGGGATAAATTCTCTCTAAAATAAGTGAATAAGTAGAGTGAACCCGTTTTTGTGCTAAGAACTGCCCAGAACTCATACGCAACCTGTACAGAACCCTTTTCTTTATAGGGACAAAGGATTTTGTACAAACAAGAACTGTTGCAGAAATATAATTTATTGACAAAATCTGGAAGCTTATGTGTGCGTGACTCAGCCCAGAGCATGAGGAGTGTACCGGGCCTGGTTGCCTCTGCATCCGTCAAATCCCAGGCGCAAGTCCCAGGCTGACCAGTTCACTTGTACTGTAGTAAAGACCGGTTTTCACATGGTAGTGTGTACCCACAGCACTGAGTGTAAACTGAAATAACAGCGTGTTTGAAGCTGCGAAAGCTGGCTGTAATAAAGGAATTCAATTCTGCTAAAATAGGATCTGTTATGGCATTTGTTTATGAAACTGGAAATAAGCTAAAACTGGCATACAAACACCACAAGAAGTGCTAAAGTTAACCGTGTTTTTATCTTTGAGATACTTGGAAAAGCTGAGGGTGCTTCTCTTTGGTGGGCAGGAGAAGGTTACTATTTATTATTCTTACAAGTTtccttctttcattgttttttaactTGATCACTCGCAGTATTCTTGGGAGatgtcttttttctgtatttccatgaCACTTCTATATTGTCTGAGCTGTCTGAGGCATGCGGAGTGACCCAGGGTGAGAGAGGAACTTATGAGCAGAACTGGGACAGGGGACACGTTACATACATCCCAGATAATCTGCTCCCTTTCATTAACATCGGCTTAGTTTTCTGCTGAATTCATGGTCAGAGCTACAGTAGAATTTGGAGGAAGTTTTGGAATACCTGACAAAGCTTGGAACCCAGTGTTTGGGCTGAGGTTTTCAAAGAATGTAGAATATAAAAGCGTTGTCTTCTTTAAGAGGAAGTaatatagaaattaaaatattgttaatGCATAGGTAAACAAAGCTGTCCTTTAGTTAATGTTCATGACTTATTTTATAAAAGACAGATTTAAATGTTAAGTTGCAACTCAGTTAAGTATCGAGTATTTAAACTTTGCATGTTTAATTCTGAATCCAGACATGTCTCTTCACCAGCAAGGTGAAGGGACAAGGCCTTAGATCAGATGACTGACTATTTAGGAAGCAACCTCCCCCTTTTTCCTCATCCCACATACTACCATCTCCAAGTGCATCTGGAAGCCTGTTTTTCACTTGATTGAAAAGACACTAGCCAAATATGGCCGAGGAAGAGCTATTGAATCTCTTCCCCTGTGATCGCAGCCAGCCATGTCATAAATTTACACaaactgttacagaaaatgaCTGTTACTCTTAGGCATTTTGCTGCTGCATCTCCCGTGTCAAAACTTGTTTCCTTTGGTGGTTGGAAATGTTCTTCTCATTTCATGCTTAAATGTATTCATGGTCAATTTATACCTGTTTGTCATTGTGCCAACATTATCCTTTAGATAattagctttttttctctccaatgcTTGCCTTCTAAAATATTGATGGAGACCAGTCATATCACCTCTCAGTCCTCATTGATGGAGACTAAACAAGCTCTTCTCACACAGACAGGTCTCCATTTCCCTGATATCTTAAcagctctttcttttatttcttccgGTTTTGCATTTGTCTCAGGGATATGTGACCAGACTGTACCCATTATTTCATACACGGGACTGTATTACCTACACCAGGTTTACTAACATTTTACCACTGTTAAAAACCTTTTTCATCATGCTGTGAAATCAGAATTGCCTGCCTTATGGCCATAAAACACCGTGAACAGCTTTTGTGTACAGTATTTTAAACCCTCAAGAAGTTCAATACAGAAACAGAATGTAAGTGGTGAAGTAAGTGAATGTTTAAAGcaccatttttattttcccaactTTAGTCAAAGGCTTTAAATGTTACCTGATACGGACTATAACATTAGATAAGAGGTGTCAGGAACTGGTGCTATGCTTTAACCTACACTTAAAATCCCTGAACTATCTACTGATGTTCCAGTAACAGGtcatattttatttgcttgatgTACATTGTAGTATCATTCGTTCTGATGTAGGAGCTGCAAGGCTTTGGATGAAAGGGCTCAATAGACAGTCTGGTTAAAAGTAATGACATGCTTTGCTGACAGCTCCGTCATAAGCTTTTGATAAAAATATGTTATCTAGCCATAGATCCATCGGTtctaaaaagcaaaccaacagttcaaaaattatctattttccttctttactgAGATAATCCATGAGATCCAAATTACCCTAAATCTCTAAAGGCGGAGCATCTTTTTATTGGTtaaatgaatgctaaaaaaagAGCCTTAGATTATTAGCCTCAAAATGAATCTCTAAAattgaaactagaaaaaaaagctgcatctcAGTTCCAACCTGAAGGTCGTTGGAGAGGGCTAGTTTGAAGCCGAGGAGTGGTTCAGAAACTAGCTCAGTTCACCTTATTGGACCTACTTTGTATGGAGGGATAACATAGAAATTATTCTGTTTCTGAAACTCAGAGATGAGACAAAGTATGTTAAAGGTACTCAGAGATGAGACTGCATAGATATTAATTACTGGGCAGGCTCAGTATCTCCTATAAACCAGTGTAGAAGTGCTTAAGTGCACACACTTCTTCAGTAACTTTCAGCAGAAGTGCAGACGCAGCCCAAGTGGGATCACAGGGATCATGTAATGGAGAC is a genomic window containing:
- the MRPS30 gene encoding large ribosomal subunit protein mL65, whose amino-acid sequence is MAASRGRRLLWHGRRWFSQTESAAPPPPPPPSDSLYPPIVASATAKSKAAKRRRLEHFNQQVHAAPSIEEKLRLYGKLQRPKYMVYPQTFALNADRWYRSFTKTVFVPGLPPRPAPAAARAPAAVAPEAAKAPEGAAPQAAKAPEPATAAPGAAKTPEVAGAAPYLDVGQLRSLACDALLQESFYQNKKRPFLYRDQDHTPGPFLTQLVSTLAAFLCGRNPLLAASSLDLKPEVNYYWHHGEEVVVHGHRKGRVDPVRFQIDDNPHLQIRVPKQLPEFVPLESDLGDVPVIDHKPSKLPLFKKQYENKVYIGSKVADPCCYGHTQFHLIPDKLKRERFVRANLEDQIEVVYRANGIASLFAWTAAQAMYQGFWSEADVTRPFVSQAVVTDGKYFAFFCYQLNTLALTAETIQNNPRKNICWGTDSKPLYDVVEDGSVKGFNDEVLLQLVRFLLNRPKEL